One Bacillus amyloliquefaciens DSM 7 = ATCC 23350 DNA window includes the following coding sequences:
- the ppsA gene encoding phosphoenolpyruvate synthase has product MLVGGKGLHLGELSKIQGIQVPEGFCVTTAGYRKAIEQNETLQSLLNQLTMLKVEDRDQIGKISRKIRQIIMEAEIPSDVVEAVSHYLSRFGEEHAYAVRSSATAEDLPHASFAGQQDTYLNIIGVDAILQHISKCWASLFTDRAVIYRMQNGFGHSQVYLSVIIQRMVFPQASGILFTADPITSNRKVLSIDAGFGLGEALVSGLVSADCYKVRDGQIVDKRIETKKLAINGRKEGGTETQQINPDQQKTQTLTDEQILQLSRIGRQIEAYFGQPQDIEWCLVRDTFYIVQSRPITTLYPVPEASDQENHVYISVGHQQMMTDPIKPLGLSFWLLTTSAPMHKAGGRLFVDVTHHLASPDSREGLLNGMGQHDPLLKDALMTIIERRDFIKSIPDKTAPNPFKGNTDMLAQVENDPTIVTDLIKRSQTSIEELKQNITTKSGADLFEFILEDIGQQLKKILFDPKSSAVIRAAMNASSWINEKMNEWLGEKNAADMLSQSVPSNITSEMGLALLDVADVIRPYPEVIDYLQQVKDDHFMDELVKFEGGQETRDAIDDYLNKYGMRCVGEIDITRTRWSEKPVALIPMILNNINNSVPNANHRKFEQGRQEALKKEQELLDRLKQLPDGEQKAKETKRMISIIRNFSGFREYPKYGMVSRYFVYKQALLKEAEQLVEAGVIHEKEDIYYLTFEELHEAVRANKLDYQIISKRKNEYKLYEKLSPPRVITSDGEIITGKYKRENLPAGAIAGLPVSSGVIEGRARVILNMEDADLEEGDILVTSFTDPSWTPLFVSIKGLVTEVGGLMTHGAVIAREYGLPAVVGVENATRLIKDGQRIRVHGTEGCIEIL; this is encoded by the coding sequence TTGCTCGTTGGGGGAAAAGGGTTACATTTAGGAGAATTATCAAAAATTCAAGGTATACAAGTCCCAGAAGGATTTTGTGTCACAACAGCAGGATATCGAAAAGCCATCGAACAAAACGAAACGTTACAATCGTTGTTGAATCAATTGACCATGCTGAAAGTTGAGGATCGAGATCAAATTGGTAAAATCAGCAGAAAAATTCGGCAAATCATTATGGAAGCAGAAATTCCTTCCGATGTCGTTGAGGCAGTTTCTCACTATCTCTCCCGGTTTGGCGAGGAACATGCATATGCCGTACGTTCTAGTGCGACTGCTGAAGATTTACCACATGCCTCTTTTGCCGGTCAACAAGACACCTATTTAAATATTATCGGCGTCGATGCAATCTTGCAGCATATCAGCAAATGCTGGGCTTCCCTATTTACAGATCGCGCGGTGATCTATCGGATGCAAAATGGATTCGGCCACAGCCAAGTTTATTTATCAGTTATCATTCAAAGGATGGTGTTCCCTCAGGCTTCGGGGATTTTATTTACCGCTGATCCGATTACCTCCAACCGAAAGGTGTTATCCATCGATGCCGGTTTTGGACTTGGTGAAGCATTGGTCTCTGGGTTGGTCTCTGCCGATTGTTATAAAGTACGGGACGGGCAAATCGTCGATAAGAGAATAGAAACCAAAAAATTGGCTATCAATGGACGAAAAGAAGGCGGAACAGAAACACAGCAAATCAATCCTGATCAGCAAAAGACTCAAACACTGACTGATGAACAAATTTTACAGCTGTCACGCATAGGAAGACAGATCGAAGCTTATTTTGGCCAGCCGCAAGATATCGAATGGTGTTTGGTCCGCGATACTTTTTATATTGTCCAGAGCCGTCCGATCACAACGTTATACCCCGTTCCTGAAGCGAGCGATCAAGAAAATCACGTCTATATTTCTGTCGGTCATCAACAAATGATGACAGATCCCATAAAACCGCTTGGATTGTCTTTTTGGCTGCTGACTACTTCTGCACCCATGCATAAAGCTGGCGGAAGATTATTTGTTGATGTCACACATCATCTGGCATCACCTGACAGCAGAGAAGGATTATTAAATGGCATGGGACAGCACGATCCGCTCTTAAAAGACGCACTTATGACCATAATAGAGCGACGGGATTTCATTAAGTCGATACCTGATAAAACAGCACCGAATCCCTTCAAAGGCAATACAGATATGCTGGCTCAAGTTGAAAACGATCCGACAATAGTTACGGATTTGATCAAAAGAAGCCAAACATCGATCGAAGAGTTAAAACAAAATATCACAACGAAATCTGGAGCGGATTTGTTTGAATTTATTCTGGAAGATATCGGGCAGCAATTAAAGAAGATTTTATTTGACCCAAAAAGTTCGGCTGTAATTCGAGCTGCCATGAATGCTTCATCATGGATTAACGAAAAAATGAACGAGTGGTTAGGTGAAAAAAACGCAGCAGATATGCTTTCTCAATCTGTACCGAGCAATATTACTTCGGAAATGGGTTTGGCATTATTGGATGTGGCAGATGTGATACGTCCTTATCCAGAAGTCATTGATTATTTACAACAGGTAAAAGATGATCACTTTATGGATGAGCTGGTTAAGTTTGAGGGCGGGCAGGAAACCAGGGACGCTATTGATGATTATCTCAACAAATACGGAATGCGGTGCGTCGGAGAAATTGATATTACAAGAACTCGATGGAGCGAAAAACCGGTTGCACTTATCCCAATGATTCTAAATAATATCAATAACAGTGTGCCTAATGCCAACCATCGGAAATTTGAGCAAGGGCGACAGGAAGCTTTGAAGAAAGAACAAGAGTTATTAGATCGATTGAAGCAATTACCGGATGGTGAACAAAAAGCCAAAGAAACAAAACGAATGATCAGCATCATCCGGAATTTCAGCGGGTTTAGGGAATATCCGAAATACGGCATGGTCAGTCGCTACTTCGTTTATAAGCAGGCTTTACTGAAAGAAGCCGAACAACTCGTGGAAGCGGGCGTTATTCATGAAAAAGAAGACATATACTATCTCACTTTTGAAGAACTTCATGAAGCCGTACGCGCAAATAAACTGGATTATCAAATCATCAGCAAACGAAAAAACGAGTACAAATTATATGAAAAACTATCCCCGCCGCGTGTTATCACGTCTGATGGTGAAATCATTACAGGCAAGTACAAACGAGAAAATCTTCCCGCCGGTGCGATTGCAGGTCTGCCTGTTTCCTCCGGAGTTATAGAGGGGCGAGCACGTGTCATCTTAAATATGGAAGATGCTGATCTGGAAGAGGGAGATATATTAGTCACCTCCTTTACTGACCCCAGCTGGACACCGTTGTTTGTATCCATAAAAGGTCTGGTCACCGAAGTTGGCGGACTGATGACCCATGGAGCGGTTATAGCGCGTGAATATGGCTTACCTGCAGTTGTCGGAGTTGAAAATGCTACCAGATTGATAAAAGATGGGCAGCGAATCCGCGTTCATGGAACAGAAGGCTGCATTGAAATATTATAA
- a CDS encoding 2,3-butanediol dehydrogenase: MKAAVWYGERDIRIEERGTKELQPNDVKIKVAWAGICGSDLHAYLHPDSVPMNKKTVLGHEFSGEIAEVGSHVTKFKKGDRVCIYPMMLKDPSNAETERFITLDAVGAQIDGGFAEYVILPQKTIFKIPDHLPLELAAMVEPAAVSFQSIKDSNVREGDTVVVYGAGPIGLFAVLGAKAAGASNIIVIDLFNSRLDKATEMGATHVFNAKEVNPVEEIRKLFPDGADVAIEAAGVESTFHQAIQSTKVRGTMMVISFHTQDIQFNVPASLIFSGAKLMGSVGYSNETYNEVIELFANGRLPAQSIITSKIDIDNIAEQGFDALINDKSQAKILVKLSGAH, encoded by the coding sequence ATGAAAGCTGCAGTGTGGTATGGTGAAAGAGATATTCGTATTGAGGAAAGAGGAACGAAAGAATTACAACCAAATGATGTAAAAATTAAAGTGGCATGGGCTGGTATTTGCGGTTCTGATTTGCATGCATACTTGCATCCAGATTCAGTACCAATGAATAAGAAGACGGTACTTGGACATGAATTTTCTGGTGAAATTGCAGAGGTTGGCTCTCATGTAACAAAATTTAAAAAAGGTGACAGAGTATGTATCTACCCAATGATGCTTAAAGATCCTTCAAATGCTGAAACTGAACGTTTCATCACTTTAGACGCAGTTGGTGCACAAATCGACGGAGGGTTTGCTGAATATGTGATACTTCCACAAAAAACGATTTTTAAAATTCCAGATCATTTACCGCTAGAATTGGCAGCCATGGTTGAACCAGCAGCTGTATCTTTCCAATCCATTAAGGATTCAAATGTAAGAGAAGGCGATACTGTCGTTGTCTATGGAGCAGGTCCTATTGGGCTATTTGCTGTTTTAGGTGCAAAAGCTGCAGGCGCGTCTAATATTATTGTTATTGATCTATTTAATAGTCGACTTGATAAAGCAACTGAAATGGGTGCGACACACGTTTTTAATGCTAAAGAAGTAAACCCTGTTGAAGAAATTCGAAAATTATTCCCAGATGGAGCAGATGTTGCAATTGAAGCTGCAGGTGTCGAGTCAACATTTCACCAAGCTATTCAATCAACTAAAGTTCGTGGCACAATGATGGTTATCAGCTTCCACACGCAAGATATCCAATTTAATGTTCCTGCTTCACTAATCTTTAGTGGTGCAAAATTAATGGGGTCTGTAGGATACAGCAATGAAACTTACAATGAGGTCATTGAATTATTTGCTAATGGAAGATTACCCGCGCAATCAATTATTACAAGTAAAATTGATATAGATAATATCGCTGAACAAGGGTTTGATGCGTTAATTAATGATAAATCTCAAGCAAAAATTCTAGTTAAATTAAGTGGCGCACATTAA
- a CDS encoding PhrK family phosphatase-inhibitory pheromone, with protein sequence MKKIVLCVSILTVILSGAALTQLSTDSPSNIQVAERPVGG encoded by the coding sequence ATGAAAAAAATTGTGCTTTGCGTATCTATTTTAACTGTAATTTTAAGCGGGGCAGCTTTAACGCAATTGAGTACGGATTCACCATCTAACATCCAAGTAGCTGAAAGGCCAGTCGGAGGTTAA
- a CDS encoding RapH N-terminal domain-containing protein has translation MSKIASEVVATTLNDWYIAIKKQKVDESIKYYSEIKKLFDEMEEDQEVLAYYSLLEERHKMLLHSSRGEPLPKHTYFTADNESFIKRTNDKLEYNFYLFEGMYEAYNKNYDRAINLYGLAEKKLAEIPDEIEAAEFYSKVSYLYTLVKQSIVAQHYIKNAITIYKRHPDYKCKLATSTMIAAANYADMKRFEESEIYYLEAIDIAKETKDEFLESQLFHNLSIVYSDWDKPDKCIKSLEKAVGNESWLNSIYYINSLFMMIKELFKIDEKMKAIDFYNKAQGRLILMENKIYEAKISILYHLYCGELKNNFNNCIRYIEFLKQQNDLESVDELAYLAAKRFESIGAFEEATSFFNEKIWAEQKMNQVEGIL, from the coding sequence ATGAGCAAGATCGCTTCAGAAGTTGTTGCAACTACACTGAATGATTGGTACATTGCTATAAAGAAACAAAAGGTAGATGAGTCAATAAAATATTACTCAGAGATAAAGAAACTGTTTGATGAGATGGAAGAGGATCAAGAAGTTCTTGCATATTACAGTTTGTTAGAAGAAAGACATAAAATGTTACTGCATTCCTCACGTGGAGAACCATTACCAAAACACACTTATTTCACTGCAGACAATGAAAGTTTCATAAAAAGAACAAACGATAAATTGGAATATAACTTTTATTTATTTGAAGGAATGTACGAGGCATACAACAAAAACTATGATCGAGCAATTAACTTATATGGATTAGCTGAGAAAAAACTTGCAGAAATTCCAGATGAAATCGAAGCAGCTGAATTTTACTCCAAAGTCTCCTACTTATACACTCTAGTTAAACAAAGCATTGTGGCACAACACTATATAAAGAATGCAATTACAATATATAAACGACACCCTGATTATAAATGCAAACTGGCTACTTCAACAATGATTGCGGCTGCAAACTATGCTGATATGAAACGGTTTGAGGAATCAGAAATATATTACTTAGAAGCAATTGATATTGCAAAAGAAACAAAAGATGAATTTTTAGAATCTCAGTTATTTCACAACCTTAGCATTGTTTATTCTGATTGGGACAAACCTGATAAATGCATTAAATCTCTTGAAAAAGCTGTAGGAAATGAATCCTGGTTGAATTCAATTTATTATATAAATTCTTTATTCATGATGATTAAGGAGCTATTTAAAATTGACGAAAAAATGAAAGCCATTGATTTTTACAATAAAGCACAGGGAAGACTCATATTAATGGAGAATAAGATATACGAAGCCAAAATCAGCATCCTATACCACCTTTATTGTGGTGAGTTAAAAAATAACTTCAATAATTGCATTCGTTATATTGAGTTTTTAAAACAACAAAATGACCTTGAAAGTGTAGATGAATTGGCCTACTTAGCTGCAAAAAGGTTTGAATCAATAGGTGCTTTTGAAGAAGCAACAAGCTTTTTCAATGAAAAGATTTGGGCTGAACAGAAAATGAATCAGGTGGAGGGAATCTTATGA
- a CDS encoding YjcZ family sporulation protein, which yields MGNYGGNYGGSSFVLIVVLFILLIIVGASFLY from the coding sequence ATGGGAAACTACGGTGGAAATTATGGTGGAAGCTCTTTCGTATTGATCGTTGTGCTTTTCATTTTGTTGATCATTGTAGGTGCTTCTTTCCTTTATTAG
- a CDS encoding Tn3 family transposase, with protein MKIARGRELLTLEQRQDFMQIPEDEWILGTYFTFSKRDLEIVNKRRREENRLGFAVQLAVLRYPGWPYTHIKSIPESVIHYISKQIGATPSSISLYPQRENTLWDHLKELRSEYDFVTFTLREYRIAFKHLHQLAFENGDAIHLLHECIDFLRKNKIILPAITTLERMVWEARAMAEKKLFNTVSQSLTNEQKGKLEEIITSQHPSESNKTILGWLKEPPGHPSPETFLKVIERLEYIRGMELETVQISHLHRNRLFQLSRLGSRYEPYAFRDFQENKRYSILTVYLLHLTQELTDKAFEIHDRQILSLLSKGRKAQEEIQKQNGKKLNEKVIHFTNIGQALIKAKKEKLDVFEVLESVIEWNSFVSSVEEAQELARPDDYDYLDLLQKRFYSLRKYTPTLLRVLEFHSTKANEPLLQAVEIIRGMNESGKRKVPDNSPVDFISKRWKKHLYEDDGTTINRHYYEMAVLTELREHVRAGDVSIVGSRQYRDFEEYLFSEDTWNQTKENTRLSVSLSFEDYMTERTSSLNKRLKWLATNSNKLDGVSLEKGKLSIERLEKDVPEEAKKFSASLYQMLPRIKLTDLLMDIAYITGFHEQFIHASNNRKPDKEETIIIMAALLGMGMNIGLSKMAEATPGLTYKQLANVSQWRMYEDAMNKAQAVLVNFHHKLQLSSYWGDGTTSSSDGMRMQIGVSSLHADANPHYGTGKGATIYRFTSDQFSSYYTKIIHTNSRDAIHVLDGLLHHETDLNIVEHYTDTAGYTDQIFGLTHLLGFKFAPRIRDLSDSKLFTIDKASEYPKLEVILRGQINTKVIKENYEDVLRLAHSIREGTVSASLIMGKLGSYSRQNSLATALREMGRIEKTIFILNYISDESLRRKIQKGLNKGEAMNGLARAIFFGKQGELRERTIQHQLQRASALNIIINAISIWNTLHLTKAVEYQKRSGSFNEELLHHMSPLGWEHINLLGEYHFNSEKMVSLDSLRPLKLS; from the coding sequence ATGAAAATTGCGAGAGGTAGAGAATTGCTTACACTGGAACAGAGGCAGGATTTTATGCAAATCCCTGAAGATGAATGGATATTGGGGACCTACTTCACTTTTTCCAAACGGGATTTAGAAATAGTTAATAAGCGAAGGAGAGAAGAAAACCGTTTAGGGTTTGCTGTTCAATTAGCTGTTCTTCGGTATCCCGGTTGGCCATACACTCATATCAAAAGCATCCCGGAATCAGTCATACATTATATATCGAAACAAATCGGTGCCACTCCATCTTCGATTAGTCTTTATCCTCAAAGAGAAAATACACTTTGGGATCATTTGAAAGAACTTCGAAGTGAATACGACTTTGTAACTTTTACTCTAAGAGAATATCGAATAGCATTTAAGCATCTTCATCAATTAGCTTTTGAAAATGGCGATGCCATACATCTACTACATGAATGTATAGATTTTCTAAGAAAAAACAAAATCATACTGCCTGCTATTACTACACTTGAAAGAATGGTGTGGGAGGCAAGGGCAATGGCTGAAAAGAAACTGTTTAATACTGTTAGTCAATCTCTTACAAATGAACAAAAAGGAAAGCTTGAAGAGATCATTACTTCGCAGCATCCATCCGAATCCAATAAAACGATATTGGGTTGGTTAAAGGAACCGCCGGGTCATCCTTCACCCGAAACATTTCTAAAAGTAATAGAACGACTCGAATACATACGAGGAATGGAATTAGAAACGGTACAAATTAGTCATTTGCATCGCAATCGCCTGTTTCAACTATCTCGCTTAGGCTCAAGATATGAGCCATATGCATTCCGTGACTTTCAAGAAAATAAGCGATATTCGATATTAACCGTCTATTTATTACATCTTACTCAAGAGTTAACGGATAAAGCTTTTGAAATTCATGATAGACAAATACTTAGTCTGTTATCAAAAGGCCGTAAGGCTCAAGAGGAAATTCAGAAACAAAACGGTAAAAAGCTGAATGAGAAAGTTATACACTTTACGAACATCGGACAAGCTTTAATCAAAGCAAAAAAGGAAAAATTAGACGTTTTTGAGGTTTTAGAATCCGTTATCGAATGGAATTCTTTTGTCTCTTCGGTCGAAGAAGCTCAGGAGCTTGCACGCCCTGACGACTATGATTATTTAGACTTACTGCAAAAACGATTTTATTCACTTAGAAAATATACGCCAACGCTATTAAGGGTATTGGAATTTCATTCTACAAAAGCAAATGAGCCACTTTTACAAGCTGTTGAGATTATCCGTGGAATGAACGAATCCGGAAAGCGAAAAGTGCCTGATAACTCACCTGTGGATTTTATTTCAAAACGTTGGAAAAAGCATTTATACGAGGATGATGGTACAACAATCAATCGTCATTACTATGAAATGGCTGTTTTAACAGAACTTCGGGAGCATGTTAGGGCAGGAGATGTTTCCATTGTTGGCAGCAGACAATATAGAGACTTTGAAGAATATTTGTTTTCAGAAGATACATGGAATCAAACGAAGGAGAATACAAGATTATCAGTTAGTTTATCATTCGAGGATTATATGACGGAGAGAACCAGCAGCCTTAACAAAAGGTTAAAGTGGTTAGCTACCAATTCCAACAAGTTAGACGGGGTTTCTCTTGAAAAAGGAAAGCTGTCAATTGAACGCTTAGAAAAAGATGTTCCAGAAGAAGCAAAAAAATTTAGCGCAAGCCTGTATCAGATGCTACCAAGAATAAAATTAACCGATTTACTGATGGATATTGCTTATATAACAGGATTTCATGAGCAATTTATTCATGCTTCCAATAATCGAAAACCGGATAAAGAAGAAACAATTATTATTATGGCTGCTCTTTTAGGAATGGGAATGAATATTGGTTTAAGCAAAATGGCTGAAGCAACACCCGGACTTACATATAAGCAATTGGCCAATGTATCACAATGGCGCATGTATGAAGATGCAATGAATAAAGCCCAAGCCGTATTAGTAAATTTTCATCACAAATTGCAATTGTCCTCCTATTGGGGAGACGGTACAACATCCTCGTCCGATGGTATGAGAATGCAGATAGGCGTTTCATCGCTACATGCAGATGCAAACCCACATTATGGAACTGGAAAAGGAGCCACCATCTATCGTTTTACAAGTGATCAATTTTCTTCTTATTACACAAAGATTATTCATACTAATTCAAGGGATGCGATTCATGTTTTGGATGGTTTGTTACACCATGAGACGGATCTAAATATAGTAGAGCATTATACAGACACGGCTGGTTACACAGACCAAATATTCGGACTGACCCATTTATTAGGATTTAAATTTGCTCCAAGAATACGAGATTTATCAGACTCGAAATTATTTACAATAGATAAGGCAAGTGAGTATCCAAAATTAGAAGTCATTTTACGTGGACAAATAAATACAAAGGTCATTAAAGAGAATTATGAGGATGTTTTGCGATTAGCTCATTCTATAAGGGAAGGAACAGTTTCAGCATCCCTTATTATGGGGAAATTAGGTTCTTATTCAAGACAAAACAGCTTGGCTACAGCCTTACGTGAGATGGGCCGAATAGAAAAAACGATCTTTATTTTGAATTATATTTCGGATGAATCATTAAGAAGAAAAATACAAAAAGGATTGAATAAAGGAGAAGCCATGAATGGACTGGCAAGAGCTATTTTCTTCGGAAAACAAGGAGAGCTTAGGGAACGAACCATACAGCATCAATTGCAAAGAGCCAGTGCCTTAAACATCATTATCAATGCCATCAGTATCTGGAATACTTTACATCTAACAAAGGCAGTTGAATATCAAAAACGGTCAGGTAGTTTTAATGAAGAATTATTGCACCATATGTCACCTCTAGGTTGGGAACATATTAATTTACTTGGAGAATACCATTTTAATTCGGAGAAAATGGTCTCGTTAGATTCTTTAAGACCCTTGAAACTTTCTTAA
- a CDS encoding recombinase family protein encodes MQKIGYVRVSSTSQNPSRQFRQLNEIGMDIIYEEKISGATKDREQLQKMLEDLQEGDIIYVTDLTRITRSTQDLFELIDLIRNKKASLKSLKDTWLDLSEDNPYSQFLITVMAGVNQLERDLIRMRQREGIELAKKEGKFKGRLKKYHKNHAGMNYAVKLYKEGNMTVNQICEITNVSRASLYRKLSEGKK; translated from the coding sequence TTGCAGAAAATCGGTTATGTACGCGTCAGTTCGACTAGCCAAAATCCTTCAAGGCAATTTCGGCAATTGAACGAAATTGGAATGGATATTATTTATGAAGAAAAAATTTCAGGAGCCACAAAAGATCGTGAACAACTTCAAAAAATGTTAGAGGATTTACAGGAAGGTGACATTATTTATGTTACAGATTTAACTCGGATCACTCGAAGTACGCAAGATTTATTTGAATTGATTGATTTAATACGAAATAAAAAGGCAAGCTTAAAATCACTTAAGGATACATGGCTAGATTTATCAGAAGATAATCCATATAGCCAATTCTTAATTACGGTAATGGCTGGTGTTAACCAATTAGAGCGAGACCTTATTCGTATGCGTCAGCGTGAAGGAATTGAGCTCGCAAAGAAAGAAGGGAAGTTTAAAGGACGGTTAAAGAAATATCATAAAAATCACGCAGGAATGAATTATGCAGTAAAGCTATATAAAGAAGGAAATATGACTGTAAATCAAATTTGTGAAATTACAAATGTATCTAGAGCTTCTTTATATAGAAAGCTATCGGAAGGAAAAAAATAA
- a CDS encoding DUF1657 domain-containing protein: MTVINDVKTALAGLKSAQASFETFALSTDNQQAKQLYQDAAKQTQSVVDSIEPRVQQIEQEEPQYKQQ, translated from the coding sequence ATGACAGTAATAAATGACGTTAAAACAGCTCTAGCAGGATTGAAAAGTGCTCAAGCAAGTTTTGAAACATTTGCTCTTAGTACAGATAATCAACAAGCTAAGCAACTTTACCAAGATGCAGCTAAGCAAACCCAATCCGTTGTAGACAGCATTGAACCACGTGTTCAACAAATCGAACAAGAAGAACCTCAATACAAACAACAGTAA
- a CDS encoding YhcN/YlaJ family sporulation lipoprotein, protein MKDKITTLKNLLFIIMVIGFASGCNGNQNEFIQGNSTFGISQVHTSKPIDQSVANHAKEKIIAKEDITDVKAVNTDKELMAAIKVENFDRFRLKSIEKSVKSDLEKKYPDYKVFVSTDKKIFWELEKVEQRLKKNDMNKKNLKNDLNKLKSLMKEQT, encoded by the coding sequence TTGAAAGATAAAATAACCACATTGAAAAACCTACTTTTTATTATAATGGTCATTGGTTTCGCATCAGGATGTAATGGTAATCAAAATGAATTTATTCAAGGTAATAGTACTTTTGGTATTTCGCAAGTACATACAAGTAAGCCAATTGATCAATCCGTTGCCAATCATGCGAAAGAAAAGATAATTGCCAAGGAAGATATTACAGACGTAAAAGCTGTGAATACTGATAAAGAGCTTATGGCAGCGATTAAAGTTGAGAATTTTGATCGATTTCGATTAAAGAGTATCGAGAAGTCAGTAAAATCCGACTTAGAAAAAAAATATCCCGACTATAAAGTTTTTGTTTCGACTGATAAAAAAATATTCTGGGAACTTGAAAAGGTCGAGCAAAGACTGAAAAAAAACGATATGAATAAGAAGAACTTAAAAAATGATTTGAACAAACTGAAAAGTCTTATGAAGGAACAAACCTAA
- the spoVAC gene encoding stage V sporulation protein AC, which produces MSNNQKKQLTPVQQEYQKLQKQREIKRPVVKNCIKAFLIGGLICLIGQLISDFYIYYFDFTEQTAGNPTVGTLIFITMLLTGFGVYDRMAQFGGAGTAVPVTGFGNAVISPAIEHRSEGFVLGVGGNIFKLAGAVILFGVFSAFVIALIKTTLIQWGGL; this is translated from the coding sequence ATGTCTAACAATCAAAAGAAACAACTTACTCCTGTGCAACAGGAATATCAAAAATTGCAAAAACAACGAGAGATCAAAAGACCGGTTGTTAAAAATTGTATTAAGGCCTTTTTAATCGGTGGACTTATTTGTTTGATTGGTCAGCTTATTTCAGACTTTTACATTTATTATTTCGATTTTACTGAGCAAACGGCCGGAAATCCGACGGTGGGTACGTTAATTTTTATTACAATGCTTCTTACTGGTTTTGGCGTATATGATCGAATGGCCCAATTTGGTGGGGCTGGAACAGCTGTACCTGTAACAGGTTTTGGCAATGCGGTTATATCGCCTGCCATTGAGCATCGAAGCGAAGGATTTGTACTGGGCGTAGGTGGCAACATATTTAAATTAGCGGGGGCGGTTATTTTATTTGGTGTTTTTTCTGCTTTTGTCATTGCCTTAATTAAAACCACTTTAATCCAGTGGGGTGGTTTATAA
- the spoVAD gene encoding stage V sporulation protein AD encodes MLAGHRTWIFEQKPVIISTGTVGGPFEANGAIPDDFDTLHADLWLGQDSYEKAHKILFEEACQKAMEKGGIQKDQVQFILAGDLINQITPTSFASRTIGAPYFGLFGACSTSMEGLALGAYIVNTKGAKYLLTGASSHDTAVEKQFRYPTEYGGQKPPTAQWTVTGAGAALLSDSGEGPHVTSATIGRVIDMGLTDPFNMGGAMAPAAVDTIEAHLKERNVEPSYYDLIVTGDLGQIGQEVSMDLFKKHGTPISEEQYQDCGLMIYREGQPVLAGASGAGCSATVVYGHLLNRMKNGEFKRMLVVATGALLSPLSFQQNETIPCIAHAVSIEYGGEQLT; translated from the coding sequence ATGCTAGCAGGTCATCGTACATGGATCTTCGAACAAAAGCCTGTCATTATCTCCACTGGAACCGTTGGTGGACCATTTGAAGCCAATGGTGCTATCCCAGATGATTTCGATACTCTTCATGCTGATTTATGGCTTGGGCAGGATTCCTATGAGAAAGCACATAAAATCCTTTTTGAAGAGGCTTGCCAAAAAGCCATGGAAAAAGGGGGCATACAAAAGGATCAAGTTCAATTTATCCTAGCTGGGGACTTAATCAATCAAATCACCCCAACAAGTTTCGCTAGCAGAACGATTGGAGCGCCTTATTTTGGCTTATTCGGTGCTTGCTCTACCTCGATGGAAGGACTGGCTCTAGGTGCTTATATTGTAAATACAAAAGGAGCGAAATATTTGTTAACAGGAGCTTCCAGTCATGATACAGCTGTTGAAAAACAATTTCGGTATCCAACTGAGTATGGTGGACAAAAGCCACCTACGGCACAATGGACGGTTACTGGTGCAGGTGCAGCCCTATTAAGTGATTCTGGGGAAGGACCTCATGTCACATCTGCCACAATTGGTCGTGTAATCGATATGGGATTGACAGATCCATTTAACATGGGAGGAGCTATGGCGCCAGCTGCGGTTGATACCATTGAAGCCCATTTAAAGGAACGAAATGTTGAGCCATCTTATTACGATTTAATTGTAACCGGTGACCTTGGCCAAATCGGACAGGAAGTGTCCATGGATCTATTTAAAAAGCATGGAACTCCTATTAGTGAAGAACAATACCAAGATTGTGGCCTTATGATTTATCGGGAAGGACAACCCGTTCTTGCAGGGGCAAGCGGTGCAGGCTGTTCAGCAACGGTAGTTTATGGGCATTTATTAAACCGCATGAAAAATGGTGAATTTAAACGCATGTTAGTTGTGGCTACAGGTGCTTTGCTTTCACCGTTGTCCTTTCAGCAAAATGAAACAATTCCTTGTATCGCCCATGCAGTGTCAATTGAATACGGAGGTGAACAATTAACATGA